Within the Brienomyrus brachyistius isolate T26 unplaced genomic scaffold, BBRACH_0.4 scaffold58, whole genome shotgun sequence genome, the region GATTGCCCAGCTCGGAGGCCCTGGGAGGGGTGCGTGAGTAggctggtggggaggggggcagcccgGCGGTCGTCCGGCCGTTTTCCCGCAGCGCGGCCACCACGGGGAGGCAGGGCCGCTGGGGGGGCATGTGCGGCCCGCTGCTGGGCACCATGGACTGCGTGGAGGAGGTCCCGGAGCGGGAGCTGCCAGAGCGCGACGAGGGCAGCGAGTGCGGCTTCACCAGCTTCGCCTTGGGGGCCTCGGCGTCCTCCCTGAGCGGGACACAGAGCGCAGCCGTGGGGCACATGCAGCAGCCGTGTGCTGTCACACACGTGCCCTTACACGGCCGCGTGCTGTTACATGTGTTCCCTCACGCGGCCGCGTGCTGTTACACGCCTGCCCTTGCACAGCCATGTGCTGTTACACGCGTGCTGTTACACGCGTGCCCTCACAGCCCCTTGCTATTACACATGTGCTCTCACACAGATGGAAACCCTAACGTGTGTCCTGCTGCACACATACATGTACACGCGCACGGCTCACAGATTCATGTCACGTTTCCTCAGCATGTCAGAGGCGACGCAGTCAGTCCCCAGTGAGCTTGTTTTTTGCAGTGTGCCCAGTGTTACTCGATAAACAGTGTCACAGGCTGaaatgcctggcctgccacttGCCTGACTGAGGCAACTCCTGCATGCATAATGAATGACTCTCATGCAGCTGTATACAGTCACAGATATACAAATGAAAACCAGACTGACACCGTGTTAAGTGGGATCCAGCCGCTTttgctcccccaccccactagggggcagcaccTACCTAATCTCATTGGGGGTCTCATCCTCCTCGTAtttcttcttctccttcttGCGGAAGACCAGCCaaatgatgaggatgatgagaAGGACCCCAAAGGACACGCCCACCACGGCACCCGCGACCACACCCACGCCACGCACAtctgggattgggggggggcacatataACAATAGCACACACtcgtgcgtgcacacacacacacacacacacaggcatttaAATTCCTAAATGACACGTGTATACATGCTGTAAACCTGTCTTTGTAAAAATAcctatatttataacatttgcCTTAATCTGATCTGCGCTTAAAGACGTTTTGAGTTTAATCGTTTAATCTGTACAGCAACGGCGAATCATTAGCAAACTCTTATGTCTGCACTTTACAAGATGAGGGTTTGAGCAAAACAAGAGgcataaagtgtgtgtgtgtgtgtgtgtgtgtgtgtgtgtacgggcgcGTGCGCGCATGCTTGACCGCGTTTGTTCTTGGGATGGGTGCACGCGCTGCACAGACGGGCCTGGCGGTGGCGCTCTCACAGTGCATCTTGACCTCGATGAGGCAGTTCTCTTCGCCCACGTCGTTGCTGGCGGTGCAGCGGTACATGCCCGTGCTGTCCTGCGTCAGGTTCCTCAGCGTGATGATCTCCGGGTTCTTCAGATCTGCCCATGAAGGGATAGGGAAGTGGAATCCCCCCACAGCAGGAACAAGTCCCCTAGCGGCTCACAGGACACCTGCCGCACCATTAGACCCAGATCGACCATCACGGCTCGGGGGCATCGGAGCCAGCAGGATTAATCGATGGGCGATGCTTAGATTAGATTTTCAGAAGGATTGTAAAGTGGCGGAGCTCGTGATGTGACTAAGAATGAGGGATGGAATGTAGCAAGCACAACCAGAAGGTCACACTGAGAGTGGAGAGATGCCCTCCTGAGAGGCGGGACTTCCTGCATCATCCAAGTCAATCATCAGATTTTTCATTGGTCAAATTAAACGCCTGAAAAGGCACAATCTCCCCAGCAAGCTTCCAATCTCTCTGACGTTAGATTGTACTTCCACCTCATTTTTGTTACTTGGGCATTTGAATCCCACCTTTGCCACGTGTGTGTAGAGCTTATGTGTCTCTTTCAAAacaagtgtgtatgtgtgccctgAGGCAGGCTCGCGTAGATGGGCGGCCGGAGCAGATTACCCATGAGTGCCAGTGGGGGCAGCCTGCCCACGTTCTTGCCCTTGTCCAGCAGCCGATCCCATCTGTAACGGATGGGTTCAGAGCCATCAGCGGAGCGGCAGCTCAGCCTCACGTCGCTGCCCTGCAGGAGACGCCCCTCCATCCAGCAGCGAGGCTTGGATGGCTTTactgtgggagagagagagaggagccgCTGTCTAGTTGGCAGGCTAGTGAGGGCTAACCGAGCCAATTAGCATTACGCTGTTTAGCCGGAAAGCTAGTAAATGCTAACCGAGCTGATTAGCATAACGCTATTTAGCTGGTTGGCTAAAGAGGGCTAACTAAGCTGAATAACATTACACTGTTTAGCTGGTGGGGTATAGCATTGCCCTGTCTCGCTGGAAAACTAGTGATTGCTAAGCAAGCTAATTAGCATTACACTATTTAGAGTGTGGGCTAATGAAGGTTAACCAAGCTAATTAGCGTTACATTGTGTAGCTGGAAGCCTAATGAGCGCTAATCAAGCTAATTAGCTTTACACTATTATTTTGGTGGGCTAAGGAGGACTAACCATGATGATTAGCATTATACTGTTTAGCAGGCAGGGTAATGAAGAAGATGCTATTGGGGTTTGTATTTTAAACTTTACGTAGATAAAGACAGGTCAAACTGCTACTGTAATTCTGAGCCCAACTACACAGCCAAGGCCCACGAAATGATTCCATCGCTGACCTTTTTGGTCACCACCTGAACAGGAACCGCTGACACATCATCATCACATTGCATCATCCCCAAAGTGATGGCACACTGTTCGGGCAGGcgtcgcccccccccacacacacactccggaTTGTTGCAGGCCGGCTCTGCAGGGGATGCGATGGAGGCCTGCAGTGAAGCGGGGGCTCTTTAATCTGCCGGCACTGTCACAGTGGCTGCCCCTGGATCCCTGCCAGTACCTTATCGTTATGCCAAACAAGGCAAATTCAACACCCCCAATCGAAGGTGTCACCTGTTTGAAATAATATATGCGTGGATTTGTTGAGATATCTTTATAGCAGggaggcttgggggggggggggtggcggggggttaGAGCAGCAGATGCTCACTCTAGCTTCAGACGAACAATTTGGGCCCGACTCTCCATCATTCAAAACGGGAATCTTAAAGTCGTCGGATTTTCTCCTCATACTTATTCACTTTTCGGCTTGAAGTGCGACATATCAGACGAAAAATCATTTCTGATTTTTATATTATCGATAAACGTGATTAAGTAATCACACCGATCTGGACCTGTACTAGCAAAATGACGAATCAGAACACCGACATCGGTGAGATAACCGTGTCGTTTAGTCAAAGGCATCTTCAAAGATAACCGCTCCCGGATGAAGATTGAGTGACTCCTCTGCCTTACTGGACTATAAGACAGAAATGAGGAAGGGTGCCTCCTGCTGGTGCGACTCACCCAGCACTAAGAGGGTGACTGTATTCCAGTGGTATTTCCCTCCACTCTTGACCTTGCAGAAGTACTCCCCTGAGTCGGTGAGGGCCAGGTCGCTGATCAGCAGGGAGGCATCCCCCTTCAGGTAGTCGCCGGCGAAGGAGAGGCGCCCCGGAGCCCCCTCCGGCATCTCGTACACCCTGCCCCCGAAGTAGGTGATCACCTGGTGACGACAGGTTAACAGCGCGGGTGAGAGAAGGTCCCTCCCTCGGACCCAGCCAGCCACACCGCCGATGCCCCCATGCAGATGGTCCGCGGGAGGGAACCCAACAGAAACACAgtgggttaggcctctgtgGCCCTGAATGGGAACACAGCAGCTCACATTCCATGCCTGGCAAAACAGTCGCATTGGTGTTGGGCCCTAGAGCTCTAGGGGGTGCTAGATAAATGATGGCGCCCGTGCTCAGATCCCAGTCTTCATTCTCGCCTATGTATGTCTCAGCATAATGGGACTGGCGAAAAGTAACAAAAATCCTATGTACCCACAtagttcatttcattataataATGACACTTTTTTGCTTCCCCATCTTGTTCTTCATGACGCACGGGCACATTTGTAGGCGAGAGCAAGCAGgggaggttaagggccttgtcaaAGGGCCCACGGATGCGAATGTCTGGACGAGGCTGCTctcgaaccggcaaccttccgatcacaggcggaGGGACGTAGCcggctgagccacatgctgtccCCGTTTTAGCTCTGCTGAGTGTATTTTTCAGCATGAACATGCAGCCtgtcctgtgtgtgcgtgtatatgtgtgtgtgtgtgtgtgtgtgacagagagagagcaagagagagaaaaggaaagagatagagagagagatagagagagagagagcacaggTCATCTCCCCCAGATACATCAGGATGAAAGGATGACTTACACATTCCACGACAGTCCCCCGTATCCCTCCATCAAACTCTCAGATGTTTGCTTTTAATTAACAAACTCATGCTGCCAATTTAAAATAAAGCCGCTTATTGCACCGGAGGTATCAAAGCTGGATTTTCTTCTGTTTCATCTGCTCCCGTTCGTGTCTTTGCAGAAGGCCGTTGGCTCTTTAACCCACCGTTACGTTCTGCAGGGAGACGGAGTTCTCCTGCCCGATGACCGTTTAGTAACGCGCAACAggaacaaaataataaaacagattaacgcGACCCTGAAGGCTGGGCGGTCCGCTACCTCCGCGAAGATGCGGCACACTGCTAAGAGTTCGCAATTAAAAGCTGCTTACGCACCCGCTGGGCCTCTGATAAATATGTTTTAGCGACCAGTTGCCCCCCCCTTCAAAAAAACCAACACTGGTGGTGGGAGGCATGGTAACAGATGGAGTCTTTTTCACAGGGTGGACCAGGACCATGCGCTGAGATTAAACCGAAAGCGTCTACCTGCAAAGGTGGAGTCATGTGTCGGTTCTCAATGCCAGCATCACTGCTGGGCGAAACCAATAATCCCTCAGAACATGATGGAAGACTCTAATGGAGCTACTATTACTGCATTGGGGTTATTACAATCTAGAGCCAATCAGAGGACCCCTCTCTGACTAAGGCCTCACAGAGCTGCTCCAGTCTGCTCTTAGTCAGTCAGTAGCAAATCAGTGTAATTTACTCCCGTAAATATCTCTGTGTCTAAGGAGGCCATCCTGAATCATGAAAAATAATCCATGGGCAAAGGTTTAAGGGAGAGTGCATGAGGCCCAGCATGGGGACAGAGAGGCGGTGACAGTaaaagatccccccccccacgcccctcaCCACATTCTGCTTAGAGCTCGGCTTCTGCAGCAGCCACTCGATGTCCAGCATGTGGGCGTCAGCCTGCCAGAACTGGTGGTGGCAGGGCAGCGTGGCATTGTCCCCCACCACGCGCTTCATCTCCGTCTGGGCATGCGCTGCCAGCAGGCTGAGGAGGActggagtggggaggggggggggcggagagaAAGAACGAGACTGATCAGAGGGGCCAGCATGAAAATAATCAGAGGGATCAGTATCTGTACAAACAAAAATGAGAGAGATCAGTAACTGAACAGTAACTGTGCAAATGGAATGTGAGAGATCAGCAACTGATCAGTAACTGCATAAATGGAATGTGAGAGATCAGtaactatataaatgtaatgtgAGAGATCACTAATCAGTAACTGTATAAATGGAATGAGCGAGATCAATAACTGAACAgtaactgtacaaacaatgagAGAGATCAGTAACTAAACAGTAACTGTGCTAACGGAATATGAGAGATCAGTAACTGTACACATAGAATCTGAGGGATCAGTAATTCTGTGAGTTCAGCCACTTTTTAGTCAGTAGCTCCAAACTCTAACCAATAGCACTTTGCAAACTGCAAGATCAAATAAgcagagcagcagcagcacaagCAGAAATTGCAACAGAAGCTATGAGGGTGGGATCAGCGGGCAGCCATTCGTGGATCTGGGCGTAGACGGGAAAATCTGATGGCATTCATCACGGGTGTCATGTGAGAGTGAGGTAATGCCGTATGCCTGTGCAGAAATACCCACCACTGCAATTATTATCATGGGAGAATATTAAACACTGACAAAACAGcacaatatataaataataaccctattaataacaaaaatgacaataataacACAACCACCACCAACAACAACCACAACAACAAGAATAAGATCTTCTGTTCTGCACTACACACTCCCACATTAGTACTGGGGGTTTGCTGATGGGGGGGGATACCATTTCTGAGCTGGGTAAATGGCTGCCAAACCGAGCCACCCTTATCTGGCAGATGGGTTAATGTAGCACTAGTACCGTTTCAcacaagcacagacacacaccatcTACTTTTAGGTTTTTTCGGAGGTGCTTTGATTTGGTTTATTTacacaaataaaaacattattcggTGGAGAGAGCTAGGCCAAGTACTTCTGTCAAGTGCCCAGCAATAGCGGTCCCTCCTGGGATCTCGAATCAGTTATCAGTCATAAGCTACAATCCCATGTGTTTTGCCGCTACACCACCTGCTGGCTATTTTCACCTTTTTCTCCTGGCGTGTCACACATGTTCCTTTATTTCCACACAGCTATGATACTGCTCTCTTGTAACCACCCCCCCAAGGTCTAGCTGGTAGTCTCATTCAGAacaaacaaccccccccccccatcccgcacACGGCTTTGGGGGCTCTCCGCTTCATTAGATTTTTGGCTCACGCCGCCCAAATCGTTTATCTTTGGGCTTGGCTACGCTGGGTCCTGGGGGCCGCGCTGAGTCCGCCTGCCCAGCCATCCCTGCCACTTGCTCACGCCCCGCGCCCCACGCTCAGCCCTAAAACAGATGGACCGGCAGGTTGTTTGTGCGTGTTCGCTGGAATGGGGGAGTGAGGGGCTGTTTTGAGCATGAGACAGAATCCGCAAATCACTGCCCCCGGGTAGAAACTCCTTTTCACAGAAGCCTGTTAGGATAAGAGTAGCTTTCACTATCCATTAAATACATTTAGAGGCCTGTAGAAGACCTCAGCCTAGTACAGGGCATGAAGGGGGCATAGCCAAGAGGACGGAATGCTGGGTAGAGCTTCTGCAGCCACAATACCTCTGGTGCATGTAGATCATGAGCCAAAACCGCAATAGAAATGTTTCCTTCCTAGAGGATGGCAGTACATGAGAACCTAGCTAACAAATAGGACAAGAAACCACATCATCCTATCCTAGTTGAGGGTAGGTCTCGCCGTTGAGAAACACATTTAAAATTCTTCCAGCATGCGCAGCTTTGCAAATCCGCTGGTACCTTCTTGATCCGTCAGATGGTAAGAGTCTTACGGCATTGGGCAGAAAGAGATACTAAAGGGCTTTTGTGGACGTGCTGAGGCGTCAACATCACACTGTTGCATCGTCATCACTCTGATCACTAGGTCTGTTGCAGAAGATGAGGGAGGACAGTGATAGCTGGTAAGAAAAGAAGCCCGGAGGGTCGGCTGACACGAGCTCTGACTGGCGTATGAGCCGATTTCCTTGATGAAATCCCTAGAGGCACTTGCGCTCCGGCGACTCTCCTTCCCGAGATTTCCCGCAATCTTATTATGGGATGGCTAGCGGAATGAGCTGATCCAGCGCCCTTCCGATCGCCCGAGGTCAGGCCGAAGATCCCCGTTGGCATATCACTGTCTCCGACTTGCCCGTCACCAATGAAGCCACTGACCCGGAACTCCCAGGACAGCCTAAACACGACACTCAGAACTTTGAATTTCACTTGCTCACTTCCATGCTGTGCCCTTGAAGTGCACCACAGAGGGTGGATAAGCAAAGACAGGGATGAGGAGCACACTTTAAGGCGATCAGGTGACTTGGCCTTCCACCGGCTGTCACAGCAGGGAGTGCAGTTGCTGGAAATGCTCGTACAGTTGTCCATATGTGCATGTATGCGGGCAGGTCAAGGTGTTCCCTTGCCTCACACACCAGCTTTGACCTTTACTTGACACCTAACTCTGTCAGTTCATCCCCCGAGAGTGGATACACTGGCACGTAGACATGCTAAAATGGACCAGAACCCTAGAATATTCAAAAGCCTAAACTGAGAATACAACTCAGCATTTTACAAATCGCTCAACGGCGAAATATTGTTAGCAAGATTCTCGACTTGGAGACACATCAGACAAGCAGAAGGGCTGTACAGAGACGTGGGTGGGGAAGCTTATCACAGATCGGCATCTCCTGGCACTTTCATAGACCCTAAAGGCCTGAAGAAATAGAGGTTTTCCTGCATCTATGAAGCCCTCCCAGACACAGTTTCCACAGATGGATAATGGTTTGGCCTCCAGTGTTATTGACAGTACTGGCTGCCTTTTGCTTGCCCAGGCCCCCACAGTTTCATCACAGCTTCCTCAGGCCTGGTTATTCCTAGATATTGCATCAGCATCATGGTCCTATACTGAAAACATTCAAATCCCAGCCATATCTTATGCAGAaatcatatataaaaaaaacagcaggtAACCACAACACAGTACCTTTTAACCACAATGGACTAACATTCAGCATATATCTAAATCTAAATAAGTCAAGCTTTACCATGCAAAAGATGCTAACCTATCAACCTCCAACGTACATACAGATCTATGTTTTGGAAGAAGTCCCCCATGCACAATGTTTGAATATCCCCTCTTTATCATCAACCACAAATAATGAGTATCCTCCTGAAGCTCCAGATGCATAGGTGAAAAACTACTATGGATGTCCCACCTCATCTGGAGTTCAGCCCCTGGCCCCTAGAAACCACAGTGCCTGCCATCATTTAGAGTGTACAGATCTCTCTGAAAGGCTCAAGCACAGAGCACCTGGAGTGCAGGATCTAATGTATTTCATTCACGCACTAATTGATCCAATTAAGTGATTAGGCTATGATCCAATTACTCTTTGGGTGTAAACAAAGAGCACAGCATCTCTGGCACTGCATGCACAGGCCTGTCTTTTCTGATCTTGACTCATCGACATCCTGGCCAGACAGTCCTCAGTTTCTGTCCTCTTTCACATCTACTGAAGGTCTAACAATCTCAACTTTCTATATTACAAAGAACCTGAGCTCCCCAGAGCTGACTGATCCTCACTGATCTGGCTGGAATGACCGGGATAAAGGCTAAGATTCTTCCTGTAGAACATCAAAAATATCTGCGTCTACCTCAGGGTCATCCCAGTGTAGATCATACTCCCCGACCTTGTCCTCGCCATGACCGCTACAACTAGTCACGGATAATTCATGGACGTCTTCATCAATCACGTTTCATGGAAAGCCCCCACCTTACACCTAATTTATCAAGCGAAAGTTACGAGCGATTTCTTCAACGGGGAGACGGAGGTGACCTTCGCTGATTCCCGCCCAGCGTCACCCATCGGGGGCTTGATGGTGAGCGAAATGGAACATTAGGTATGATTTAAAGCTCATCTTCATATCTGGATTCACCGAAGATGTGAGTTGACAAGGCAGCCGAGCTCCCTGCATCAACCTGAGAGAGACTGAATGATCGAACGTGTTGCTATTACAGTATTCTGCTAACGCGTCAGGTCCAGATCCTATTACCTTACATTAAAATCTGCAACGATTTTTCCCTGTGACATGACGCTGCTCTTTCTGACTGCAAGCTTCCCCAGATTTCCAGGACTGTAAAACCTCTCTTGCTCTTCAAGATGCAACTCCAGTGTCACCTCCTCCGGCTCCTCTTCAGCCCTGACCTCCTGGCTGCATCCTAATTGCAGGGAATCCGTGCTGAGCTCTTCAGCTTCTACGGATCGACCCGTATCTGTAGCTCTGGGCTTTCCGCTAAGCACTTTCGGGCTCCTTCGCAGCCGCACAGAATCCCGGGCTAATTTACAGCCTCAATTTATATCTTCTGGTGCGATATGTTTTTTACGCAGCACAATTATCGCAATACTGTGCAGCTCACAATTCCTGCTCTCGTTAATTATGTGCCGATGCTCTTTCTCCGTCGCTTAATGCAACAATTATCTGCTCCGACGTGTGTAAATCGTGGCTTCAACCTTCTTGCTCCGTCGCTTAATCGGGGCGTTTTATGCGAGTCTTACAGACCTGCAAATCCAGACCTAGGTTTtatttctaccaaccagtttaatactctgtgactgtgactctttatgctgaactggttggtagaaacaaaatcttggtctgtatttgtactttctggacctgaaatgctcaACACTGCTGCTAAGACTCCCATGAAATGCCCTGATTAGAGGCCTGGAAGAGCCTGGCTATCGTACAAAGGAAGGAGTTTCTCTTCCCATCAAGGTCCGTAAGCGGCTGGGAGCAAAGGCAGCGCCAGCTGCCGGCGCAGCTAAATCCAGGGATACGGAGCCAGGTGCAAAGAAGAAGTGTGTCTCGGTGTTTCTGTAAGTCCCTTCTATGTCGATTCCTGTCTAAATGGTGTCGTCACCGAACCACTCGACAAAGCATCGCTACGAGGCTGACATAATCCTCGGCGAAAGCTTGCTTGACACCTGAATTGAATCGATGTGACTGGGACGCTTCGGTTGTTTCCAGGTGCAGAAGCGTGTACTTCAAGGCCGCCGCCTGAAGGAAGTATCTGAAAAAGCCACTGTGCTAAGACCACTGCGCGTAGATAGACCCGATCAAAACCAGCCCCCTTAGCCTATGATGTCACACGTTTACGTTTTGTGTATCTCTCACCTATGCTGCTAACTCATGTCAGGTCTCTCATTGGAAGCGCAACCTAGCCACACTTATGTCTTAGTTTGCTCCTTGACAGCTGTAggcttgtatgtcactttggacgaATGTGTCAGCTAAAAAAAATGAACGTCGATGCCAATGTCAAACACACCCTCGGCTCCCTGAGCGAACTCTGATCCTTGCTCCTCCATCAAAGGTCCTTTGGATGACGTCCATTTTGGGTGGGGCCTGTTCGGTATTCAACCCTTATTCCAGTATTCAACCCAGTATTCCAATTCAGTGAAGGGTGCCTCTCGTCAGTGTCAACACGCCGAAAACACTTCACCTCACATCCAGCAAGACTCTCATGGCGAGATGCAATTAAAACTAATTGGGGTATTTTTAATCGCCTGCGGTGAGCCCTCTCACATTCCCTGTGTTTACAATGCCGTGCAAAATAAACCTATTCCAGACTGGAGTACAATGGAAGCCTCGAAAAGCCTTGAAGCTTTCATGGCTATTTATGGAGAGGAAAACACAAACAATGGGGGTCCCGCATCTTTGATCTTCCCCCCGTTTTATGGGGCATTAAAGGATCCTCGCGGAAGTGCTGGCTGGCCGAAGCGAAACCGTCTGGCGGCGCCGCGGCCCTCAGAGGGGCCCCGGGACCAAGGGCTTGGCAGCTACTGCGTGGTCCCCCCTTGTTGGTCATGTCCAAAACcagtctggaggcctgagggCAAGCTGGGCCCCAtagagtgggagagagagagagaaagagagagaaggaaGCACATGTCTGCCAGAGAGCGCAACCTGCGGCCAAAATGCCGCGGGCCTGCTCTCGGGACCCAAGCCAGGGATTTTCCGGTAGATCAGTGACGGCTGGTGATGGACGGAGTGTAAATACAGTAGGCCGCACCTCCTCGCCCCTGGGACATTCACTCCAGCCCTCCGTCGCTGCTTCAATGCCGTGGTACATTTTAACCTGCAGCCCTCCCGCAGCCCTAGCTACGCAGCAGTGCGACAACAAGCAATGCGGCCGACGTCATCAGGCTTTTTGCGCATGCCAGACCCGTCCCTGTCTAAAGGAAGCGTCAGGAAAAGGCTCCGACGGGCTCCAGCTTTTAATGTGATGAATGAATCGTGGTTTTGCTGAGCAGAAGAGGCCGAAAAACGTCCCCAAGTGCGGAAGATGGCGGAAAATTTGGCTTGCCGCTCGATTTCAGCCAGAGGCTCTGATGCACCACTAAGGTAACCCTGAAATACCTGAATGCTCTCTGTTCCGCCGTGCAAGGCGCATCCAAACGCTCATGATCCCAGCCATCATTCCCAGGAGGCTAAGCCGATCTGCGATACAGCACTGCTCCAGTCGGGACCACGCAGTCGGGACCGTGAGTCTCTTTCCACTGGCTTTTTattaaatgacatttaataCTCAGGAGGTTCTTAAAACGTCTGCGGCTCTGACTTGCATCAAAGCCGTAAAAGTACAAATAAAATGGAGAACATAGTGGTGCGTAAAAGCGGACTAATTGAAAAGCTCAGTCCACAGAGTCTGTATTTTCCTGGGCAGTAAATGGGGGGGGCGCGCAGCTGGAGTGCTCTGGTTTCGGGCCATCTGGGTCTGCTTAGTGCTCTTGGCACTTCGGGAGGCCTTTGActcgccccccaccccgccccgctACTCCCCAGGCATTGCCGTGGGGAGAGATGGCCCAAAGTGCTTCAACTGGGATCTGTCACACTATACAACAACCATCCCAAACAGCTCGTAAGTGAAAACAGGAAATTCCAAACACACCACACCCACGctgtttactccccccccccctttgtgtgAGTTGAGGGGTAGAAGCTGGGGAGTCTGAGAAGGTGCCATTCTGGGGATTTATAATGGTTCCCGGTCTCTATAGTCCGTGGGGCCTTGGCTCAGTAAGGGCCAAACAAGGAAACTCACAGAAAACCATAAGCATATTAGTCACTCAACAGCCTGGAACCCCGAGCAGTCGCCCACATCCTGTTAGCCTTGAGGTTCATCGTCACGCCTCGCTTTTAGACACACAGCTGTCACTGGCTGTTAATAAACAGCTTTCCACCTACGTAAACGTCACCAGAAATTCCCCGGTCAAACCGTCGGATTATTATCGACGTGACTGAGCAGATTCATCCCAAGTATGATAAGTAAATGAAAATGGACACAAATTCAAGTTTTAGTAAAAGTCTCCGCTCCCCACTGAGTGGGGTCTGCGCCGACGGTGCTTATCCAGTAGGGGGCGATCTTGGGCATGCTAGCTTGGCCCCTTTCTGGCTCAAGGTTCCATTGCTACCCATCTCTTTGCCCGCCGCCTCCATGCAATCAGCTTTGCACCCGCAGCTGGATGGAGATACCTGTGAGTCACTAGTTGAAGCTCCCATAATGCTTTGCTTAAGCCTCTGCACCGCTGGTCATGATCATAGGAAGGAGCCTGGTGTGACAGAAAAATGGGATCGAGTAGGCGGCCAATGGAAATGGTCACAGGCGCTTGCACATGGCACCATGGGACCATGGATGTATGGGTAACTGTCCCCGGGGCCTGATTCTGCAGGAGGATTTCACTGAGATATGGACTAACTGCTCCGAGACTGTGGAATGAGTTTCCAGGCTCAAAGCGGGAAGCTGTGAACCCAGCAGCCAATTCCCAGCATCTGCGAGAAAATGACAGGGACATCCTTTCAGGGGGACCGTGTCCCCCGGAGCGGGACTCCACATGCAGGCACATGGGGATGCATCCGCATGGATGAGGCTGTGATCTCAGACACAGCGACAGGAAGCCTGATGTGTGGAGAGGCCCCCCCGCAGGGACCATGTAATA harbors:
- the LOC125724935 gene encoding CXADR-like membrane protein; its protein translation is MSAIFPSLLVLLSLLAAHAQTEMKRVVGDNATLPCHHQFWQADAHMLDIEWLLQKPSSKQNVVITYFGGRVYEMPEGAPGRLSFAGDYLKGDASLLISDLALTDSGEYFCKVKSGGKYHWNTVTLLVLVKPSKPRCWMEGRLLQGSDVRLSCRSADGSEPIRYRWDRLLDKGKNVGRLPPLALMDLKNPEIITLRNLTQDSTGMYRCTASNDVGEENCLIEVKMHYVRGVGVVAGAVVGVSFGVLLIILIIWLVFRKKEKKKYEEDETPNEIREDAEAPKAKLVKPHSLPSSRSGSSRSGTSSTQSMVPSSGPHMPPQRPCLPVVAALRENGRTTAGLPPSPPAYSRTPPRASELGNPRLSPGNLVRMGATPVMIPAQTKAFQTV